One Pseudonocardia sediminis DNA window includes the following coding sequences:
- a CDS encoding cytochrome P450: MTAAEERTHDPIDISSFAFWALPPDEREKSFAELRRDRPLSWHRPAETDLLPNPDDPGFWAVVKHADIVAVSRDAETFGSGQEYGGVMLEDVPEDVLEAAHSILAMDAPRHNKSRRVISSVFTPKRVRQIEEQIREQARSIVDDLVSTPGETDFVTAVSARLPMWTISQMIGIPQEKRQEVADAANAMVGWNDPDYVGDGDAMSVLLNALMTLHTASFELSAARREEPADDLMTALVQAEVEGVALTDEEIAAFFVLLCVAGNDTTRQTASHAILALDRNPEQKQRLIEDFDGRIGGAVDEFVRWASPVLTFRRTARKDGEIRGQKIAEGEKVVMFYHSGNRDDEVFDAPEVFDISRESNPQIGFGGGGPHFCLGSHLARMQLSSLFGELLTRVPDLAVGEPEWLAGNFINGIKRLPVTVPEATS, encoded by the coding sequence GTGACCGCCGCCGAGGAACGCACGCACGATCCGATCGACATCTCCAGCTTCGCCTTCTGGGCACTGCCGCCGGACGAGCGCGAGAAGTCCTTCGCCGAGCTGCGCCGGGACCGCCCGCTGTCCTGGCACCGCCCGGCCGAGACCGACCTGCTGCCGAACCCGGACGACCCGGGTTTCTGGGCGGTCGTCAAGCACGCCGACATCGTGGCCGTGAGCCGCGACGCCGAGACGTTCGGCTCCGGGCAGGAGTACGGCGGCGTGATGCTCGAGGACGTCCCCGAGGACGTGCTCGAGGCCGCGCACTCGATCCTCGCGATGGACGCACCCCGGCACAACAAGTCGCGCCGGGTGATCAGCTCGGTGTTCACACCGAAGCGGGTCCGTCAGATCGAGGAGCAGATCCGGGAGCAGGCCCGGAGCATCGTCGACGACCTGGTCTCGACGCCCGGGGAGACGGACTTCGTCACCGCCGTCTCCGCGCGCCTGCCGATGTGGACGATCTCGCAGATGATCGGCATCCCGCAGGAGAAGCGCCAGGAGGTCGCCGACGCCGCCAACGCCATGGTCGGCTGGAACGACCCGGACTACGTCGGCGACGGCGACGCGATGAGCGTGCTGCTCAACGCGCTGATGACGCTGCACACCGCGTCGTTCGAGCTGTCGGCCGCGCGGCGCGAGGAGCCGGCCGACGACCTGATGACGGCGCTGGTGCAGGCCGAGGTCGAGGGGGTGGCGCTCACCGACGAGGAGATCGCGGCGTTCTTCGTGCTGCTCTGCGTGGCCGGCAACGACACCACCCGCCAGACCGCGAGCCATGCGATCCTCGCGCTGGACCGCAACCCGGAGCAGAAGCAGCGGCTGATCGAGGACTTCGACGGCCGGATCGGCGGCGCCGTGGACGAGTTCGTCCGCTGGGCGAGCCCGGTGCTCACGTTCCGCCGCACCGCCCGCAAGGACGGCGAGATCCGCGGCCAGAAGATCGCCGAGGGCGAGAAGGTCGTGATGTTCTACCACTCGGGCAACCGGGACGACGAGGTGTTCGACGCGCCGGAGGTCTTCGACATCTCCCGCGAGTCGAACCCGCAGATCGGCTTCGGCGGCGGCGGCCCGCACTTCTGCCTGGGCAGCCACCTCGCCCGGATGCAGCTCAGCTCGCTGTTCGGTGAGCTGCTCACCCGCGTGCCGGACCTGGCCGTCGGCGAGCCGGAGTGGCTGGCCGGCAACTTCATCAACGGCATCAAGCGCCTGCCGGTGACCGTCCCGGAGGCGACGTCGTGA
- a CDS encoding LLM class F420-dependent oxidoreductase, translating to MKLGLALGYWGAGPPPGTDEQVAAAEDLGFDSMWTAEAYGSDAFTPLAWYGSRTTRMRLGTSVVQMSARTPTATAMAAMTLDHLTGGRVALGIGASGPQVVEGWYGQPYPKPLARTREYVGILRDTIAREKAHSDGPYYPIPYTGGAGLPSSGLGKPLRSTLHPYRTDLPILLAAEGPKNVALAAEIADGWQPLFYAPRHDAHYRESLETGFTARGGRPEDFDVVCMVQVVVDDDVEAAANRVRPMLALYIGGMGAKGANFHYEVFARMGYETECQKIQELYLAGRKDEAIAAVPLSMVEQVALVGPKAKIAEELPDFRDSLITTMVVSGSPEHLRTIADLVG from the coding sequence GTGAAGCTCGGGCTGGCCCTGGGGTACTGGGGCGCCGGCCCGCCCCCGGGCACCGACGAGCAGGTCGCCGCGGCCGAGGACCTCGGCTTCGACTCGATGTGGACGGCCGAGGCCTACGGCTCGGACGCGTTCACGCCGCTCGCCTGGTACGGCTCGCGGACGACGCGGATGCGGCTGGGCACGTCGGTGGTGCAGATGTCGGCGCGCACGCCGACGGCCACCGCGATGGCTGCGATGACCCTCGACCACCTCACCGGTGGACGGGTCGCGCTGGGCATCGGCGCGTCCGGCCCGCAGGTGGTGGAGGGCTGGTACGGCCAGCCCTACCCGAAGCCGCTGGCCCGGACCCGGGAGTACGTGGGCATCCTGCGGGACACGATCGCGCGGGAGAAGGCGCACTCCGACGGGCCCTACTACCCGATCCCGTACACCGGCGGGGCGGGGCTGCCGTCGTCGGGCCTGGGCAAGCCGCTGCGCTCGACGCTGCACCCCTACCGCACCGACCTGCCGATCCTGCTCGCCGCGGAGGGCCCGAAGAACGTCGCGCTCGCCGCGGAGATCGCCGACGGCTGGCAGCCGCTGTTCTACGCGCCGCGCCACGACGCGCACTACCGCGAGTCGCTCGAGACCGGGTTCACCGCCCGCGGCGGCCGTCCGGAGGACTTCGACGTGGTGTGCATGGTGCAGGTCGTGGTGGACGACGACGTGGAGGCCGCGGCGAACCGGGTCCGCCCGATGCTCGCGCTCTACATCGGCGGCATGGGCGCCAAGGGCGCGAACTTCCACTACGAGGTCTTCGCGCGGATGGGCTACGAGACCGAGTGCCAGAAGATCCAGGAGCTCTACCTGGCCGGGCGCAAGGACGAGGCGATCGCCGCCGTCCCGCTGTCCATGGTGGAGCAGGTCGCGCTCGTCGGGCCGAAGGCGAAGATCGCCGAGGAGCTGCCGGACTTCCGGGACTCGCTGATCACGACGATGGTCGTCAGCGGCAGCCCGGAGCACCTGCGCACGATCGCCGACCTGGTCGGTTAG
- a CDS encoding oxygenase MpaB family protein — protein sequence MVRADRYDRRREIEAMDPATEFLEIYRMTAGLEFPWDVTQALSLALFRTYAVPSIGALLGETGEFTAATQKRYDDTTLILESVVEHGFEGEGLAAIRRMNRMHRSYDISNDDMRYVLATFVVVPIRWIERWGWRPLTENERVAAANYYRELGRHMGIRDIPVTWREFADLQDAYEARHFGFDTGGRAVADATLELATTFTPNDRAPRAVTRTFVRSLMDTPLLAALGYRVPPRAVRAAASAVMHARAAVVRRMPVRTEPVLVRDSPNIRSYPGGYDVRELGTFPVCPVHRADRDAS from the coding sequence ATGGTGCGGGCGGACCGGTACGACCGGCGGCGCGAGATCGAGGCGATGGACCCGGCGACGGAGTTCCTCGAGATCTACCGGATGACCGCGGGGCTGGAGTTCCCGTGGGACGTCACGCAGGCGCTGAGCCTGGCGCTGTTCCGCACCTACGCCGTGCCCTCGATCGGTGCGCTCCTGGGCGAGACCGGGGAGTTCACGGCCGCGACCCAGAAGCGCTACGACGACACCACGCTGATCCTGGAGTCGGTGGTCGAGCACGGTTTCGAGGGCGAAGGTCTGGCCGCGATCCGGCGGATGAACCGGATGCACCGCAGCTACGACATCTCGAACGACGACATGCGCTACGTGCTGGCCACGTTCGTGGTCGTCCCGATCCGCTGGATCGAGCGCTGGGGCTGGCGCCCGCTCACCGAGAACGAGCGGGTGGCGGCCGCGAACTACTACCGCGAGCTCGGCCGGCACATGGGGATCCGCGACATCCCGGTGACGTGGCGGGAGTTCGCCGACCTGCAGGACGCCTACGAGGCGCGGCACTTCGGGTTCGACACCGGTGGGCGCGCCGTCGCCGACGCGACCCTGGAGCTGGCGACGACGTTCACCCCGAACGACCGGGCCCCGCGCGCGGTGACGCGGACGTTCGTCCGGTCGCTGATGGACACGCCCCTGCTGGCGGCGCTGGGTTACCGGGTCCCGCCGCGCGCGGTCCGCGCCGCCGCGTCGGCGGTGATGCACGCCCGCGCCGCGGTCGTGCGGCGGATGCCGGTGCGCACCGAACCGGTCCTGGTCCGGGACTCGCCGAACATCCGCAGCTACCCCGGCGGCTACGACGTCCGCGAGCTGGGCACGTTCCCGGTCTGCCCGGTGCATCGGGCAGACCGGGATGCGAGCTAA
- a CDS encoding R2-like ligand-binding oxidase: MTATKRTIEHGKRDGFASLSGGGLKQDSFPLRLFAKGNAKHWNPADIDFTQDAADFAAMTDDERWQCCALAAQFLAGEESVTQDLQPFVAAMAAEGRFADEMYLTQFVFEEAKHTQAFRLWFDAVGMTSDLHEYIEHNEHYMEIFTEALPESLYALGDDPSPRNQIRASVTYNHIVEGTLALTGYFAWHKICAERGILPGLQQVIKHIGDDERRHMAWGTFTCRRHVAADDGLYDVVDERMQELMVPAMGVVTGTVDRFPEGRVPFDIDINELAEYAMDKLGRRLGAIESARGADLFVIDVDAEPEALEEQFHAEDQRELVAAAAG, encoded by the coding sequence GTGACGGCGACGAAGCGGACGATCGAGCACGGCAAGCGCGACGGGTTCGCCAGCCTCTCCGGAGGCGGGCTGAAGCAGGACTCGTTCCCGCTGCGCTTGTTCGCCAAGGGCAACGCGAAGCACTGGAACCCGGCCGACATCGACTTCACCCAGGACGCCGCCGACTTCGCCGCGATGACCGACGACGAGCGGTGGCAGTGCTGCGCGCTGGCCGCGCAGTTCCTGGCCGGCGAGGAGTCGGTGACCCAGGACCTGCAGCCGTTCGTCGCCGCGATGGCCGCCGAGGGCCGCTTCGCCGACGAGATGTACCTGACCCAGTTCGTGTTCGAGGAGGCCAAGCACACCCAGGCCTTCCGGCTCTGGTTCGACGCCGTCGGCATGACGAGCGATCTCCACGAGTACATCGAGCACAACGAGCACTACATGGAGATCTTCACCGAGGCGCTGCCGGAGAGCCTCTACGCGCTCGGTGACGACCCGTCGCCGCGCAACCAGATCCGGGCGTCGGTGACCTACAACCACATCGTCGAGGGCACGCTCGCGCTCACCGGCTACTTCGCCTGGCACAAGATCTGCGCCGAGCGCGGCATCCTGCCCGGGCTGCAGCAGGTCATCAAGCACATCGGTGACGACGAGCGCCGCCACATGGCGTGGGGGACGTTCACCTGCCGCCGCCACGTCGCCGCGGACGACGGCCTCTACGACGTCGTCGACGAGCGGATGCAGGAGCTGATGGTGCCCGCGATGGGCGTCGTCACGGGAACGGTGGACCGTTTCCCGGAGGGGCGGGTGCCCTTCGACATCGACATCAACGAGCTGGCCGAGTACGCGATGGACAAGCTCGGACGGCGTCTCGGCGCGATCGAGTCCGCCCGCGGCGCGGACCTGTTCGTGATCGACGTGGACGCCGAGCCCGAGGCGCTCGAGGAGCAGTTCCACGCCGAGGACCAGCGCGAGCTCGTCGCCGCGGCAGCCGGCTGA
- a CDS encoding NDMA-dependent alcohol dehydrogenase, with translation MRTTAAVLWEPGGKWEVEEVELDAPNAGEVLVELTASGLCHSDEHMVTGDLPVAYPMVGGHEGAGRVIEIGPGVTEVAVGDPVVMTFLPSCGRCPYCARGLPNLCNDGAGATLGPQLDGTYRFHARGEDVGQMCLLGTFARHTVVPVKSVVKIDEGFPLDLAALVGCGVTTGFGSAVRSAGLRAGDSAVVIGVGGIGANAVQGARVAGCRYVVAVDPVEFKREQALTLGATHVAASIDEAWELVSELTRGQLADAAILCTGVAEGADLQPALQLVGKGGRVVVTALGHAEEDTASLSLLELTLYEKQIRGALFGSSAAQHDVPRLLEMHNLGQLKLRELITKEYTLDQVNEGYEDVRAGRNIRGLIRYQ, from the coding sequence ATGCGGACGACTGCGGCGGTGCTCTGGGAACCGGGTGGCAAGTGGGAGGTCGAGGAGGTCGAGCTCGACGCCCCGAACGCCGGTGAGGTTCTCGTCGAACTGACAGCATCGGGTCTGTGCCACTCCGACGAGCACATGGTCACCGGTGACCTGCCCGTCGCGTACCCGATGGTCGGTGGGCACGAGGGCGCCGGCAGGGTCATCGAGATCGGGCCCGGGGTGACCGAGGTGGCCGTCGGCGACCCGGTCGTGATGACGTTCCTGCCCAGCTGCGGGCGCTGCCCGTACTGCGCCCGCGGGCTGCCCAACCTGTGCAACGACGGCGCAGGCGCCACCCTGGGCCCGCAGCTCGACGGGACCTACCGCTTCCACGCCCGCGGTGAGGACGTCGGCCAGATGTGCCTGCTCGGCACGTTCGCCCGGCACACCGTCGTCCCGGTGAAGTCCGTCGTGAAGATCGACGAGGGCTTCCCGCTGGACCTCGCCGCGCTCGTCGGCTGCGGCGTGACGACCGGTTTCGGCTCGGCCGTGCGGTCGGCCGGCCTGCGCGCCGGCGACTCGGCCGTCGTGATCGGTGTCGGCGGGATCGGCGCGAACGCGGTGCAGGGCGCCCGGGTCGCCGGGTGCCGCTACGTCGTCGCCGTCGACCCGGTGGAGTTCAAGCGCGAGCAGGCGCTGACCCTCGGTGCGACGCACGTGGCCGCGAGCATCGACGAGGCGTGGGAGCTCGTCAGCGAGCTGACCCGCGGGCAGCTCGCCGACGCCGCGATCCTGTGCACCGGCGTCGCCGAGGGCGCGGACCTGCAGCCTGCGCTGCAGCTCGTCGGCAAGGGCGGACGGGTCGTGGTCACCGCGCTCGGGCACGCCGAGGAGGACACGGCGTCGCTGTCGCTGCTGGAGCTCACGCTCTACGAGAAGCAGATCCGCGGCGCCCTGTTCGGCAGCTCCGCCGCCCAGCACGACGTCCCGCGCCTGCTGGAGATGCACAACCTGGGCCAGCTCAAGCTCCGCGAGCTGATCACCAAGGAGTACACCCTCGACCAGGTGAACGAGGGTTACGAGGACGTGCGGGCGGGCCGCAACATCCGGGGCCTGATCCGGTACCAGTAG